In the uncultured Methanobacterium sp. genome, one interval contains:
- a CDS encoding AAA family ATPase: MSKESERTEKSSEKDKIIVAGDVTLDWLHWEDDDKHSQENWREGYDQYNIESLNGGALLLADILRLSFNYDNIITHKKICSSSKILNSMCVLERYDKTKENPEPYRVKQFFGFRGPENVEIPALNFHNFEGHARIIVIVDDSGNRFRGKEYENSWNQIEKCIGPDTYFIHKISRFLSYEDISKVWDKIEDKNNLIVIITAEDLRNSGLRISRSLSWERTAYDFLKEMEKIPEKIENNKDQNSDVLMLKKLYDCQNLIVRFGVDGAILYQNNNSMKKYTLFFDPKFFEGDIEQKYPGKMQGFGSAFVSGLIHEYQKDQILENGIKKGIVACREIQKIGFIKRNEISVNYKKMNYPFKNIQNVIEGPEFKSIEQCTYEKEGWKIIDNIIGTDQDKIYQTACQIVRYGESDNLRVPIAKFNKLSTADRSEIESFQSIKNLINEYIHKKTNIPLSIAVFGPPGTGKSFAVKQIAKTIRKDIEPLEFNLSQFQSPKDLFNAFHIVQSTVLDGKIPLVFFDEFDSKLNGDNFAWLKYFLAPMNDGKFKTGDTIHPIGKCIFVFAGGTKKTFDEFNKDKTKDKGSDFVSRLRGHVDIEGINKKPGRNKKYSNEGKYLNIKLRNILKIRVYPPKIRIYPSEEEDNHYMIRRAFVLRNILEKNAKNIFKCSNGRKEAHIDNSVLNALIEVPKYEHGVRSMEAIIEMSMLSNKKRFDRSALPPNEQSRLHVNVTTLKHYLDHPRKTCIE, from the coding sequence ATGTCTAAAGAATCTGAACGGACTGAAAAATCCTCTGAAAAAGATAAAATCATTGTTGCGGGAGATGTGACCTTAGATTGGTTACATTGGGAAGATGATGATAAACATTCACAAGAAAACTGGAGAGAAGGTTATGATCAATATAACATTGAATCTTTAAATGGAGGGGCTTTACTTCTTGCGGACATTCTTAGATTGTCATTTAATTATGATAATATAATTACACATAAAAAAATTTGTTCTAGTTCAAAAATACTGAATTCCATGTGTGTATTGGAAAGGTATGATAAAACAAAAGAAAATCCAGAGCCCTATCGAGTTAAACAGTTTTTTGGTTTTAGAGGTCCAGAAAATGTCGAAATACCTGCATTAAACTTCCATAATTTTGAGGGACATGCCCGAATTATCGTAATAGTTGATGATTCTGGAAATAGATTCCGTGGCAAAGAATATGAAAATTCTTGGAACCAAATCGAAAAATGTATTGGGCCAGATACATATTTTATTCACAAAATAAGCAGATTTTTGTCTTATGAAGATATATCTAAGGTTTGGGACAAAATAGAAGATAAAAATAATTTAATTGTTATTATAACTGCTGAAGATTTGCGTAACAGTGGTTTACGTATTAGTAGGAGTTTATCATGGGAAAGGACTGCCTATGATTTTTTGAAAGAAATGGAAAAAATTCCAGAAAAAATTGAAAATAATAAAGACCAAAATTCTGATGTGTTAATGCTTAAGAAACTTTATGATTGTCAAAATTTGATTGTTAGATTTGGAGTAGACGGTGCAATACTTTATCAGAACAATAACAGTATGAAAAAATACACCTTATTTTTCGATCCAAAATTTTTTGAAGGAGATATTGAACAAAAATATCCGGGTAAAATGCAAGGTTTTGGCAGTGCTTTTGTTTCAGGATTAATACATGAATATCAGAAGGATCAAATTTTGGAAAATGGAATTAAAAAAGGGATTGTTGCTTGCCGTGAAATTCAAAAAATTGGTTTTATTAAAAGAAATGAAATTTCGGTAAATTATAAAAAGATGAATTATCCATTTAAAAACATCCAAAATGTAATTGAAGGTCCTGAATTTAAGTCGATCGAACAATGTACATATGAAAAAGAGGGTTGGAAAATAATTGACAATATCATAGGTACAGATCAGGACAAAATCTATCAAACTGCATGTCAAATAGTAAGATATGGTGAAAGCGATAATTTGAGAGTGCCAATCGCCAAGTTCAATAAATTAAGTACTGCAGACCGGAGTGAAATTGAAAGTTTTCAAAGCATTAAAAATCTTATAAATGAATATATACATAAAAAAACGAATATTCCATTATCTATAGCTGTTTTTGGACCTCCTGGAACTGGTAAATCGTTTGCTGTTAAACAAATTGCTAAAACTATTAGAAAAGATATCGAACCATTAGAATTTAATCTATCCCAATTTCAATCACCGAAAGATTTGTTTAATGCTTTCCATATTGTTCAGAGCACTGTTTTAGATGGTAAAATACCATTGGTTTTTTTTGATGAATTTGATTCTAAACTTAATGGAGACAATTTTGCTTGGTTAAAATATTTTTTAGCCCCAATGAATGACGGAAAATTTAAAACAGGGGATACAATTCACCCTATAGGTAAATGTATTTTTGTATTCGCGGGAGGTACTAAAAAAACTTTTGATGAATTTAACAAAGATAAAACTAAGGATAAAGGTTCTGATTTTGTAAGTAGATTGAGGGGGCATGTGGACATAGAAGGTATCAATAAAAAACCAGGTAGGAATAAAAAATACTCCAATGAAGGTAAATACCTTAATATCAAATTAAGAAATATTTTGAAAATAAGGGTATACCCACCCAAAATTAGGATATATCCTTCAGAAGAAGAAGATAATCATTATATGATACGAAGAGCATTTGTTTTAAGAAATATTCTCGAAAAAAATGCAAAAAACATTTTTAAATGTTCAAACGGTAGAAAAGAAGCTCATATTGATAATTCTGTTCTAAACGCATTAATTGAAGTTCCTAAATATGAACATGGGGTTAGATCCATGGAAGCTATTATAGAAATGAGTATGTTATCAAATAAGAAAAGATTTGATAGATCTGCGCTTCCACCGAATGAACAAAGTCGATTACATGTAAACGTGACCACACTAAAACATTATCTCGATCATCCACGGAAGACTTGCATTGAATAA
- a CDS encoding restriction endonuclease, giving the protein MWMVRAGEGAFLIDRFKNENKVVIGWEIGDLTNVKNLDEIKNLLREHSDWKDGQINIAASQISKFRFDFKKNDYVISYDPQERVYLVGELSSDYMYDDKFYPDNPLEYCDVRLVNWLGTVNRDDLSTSTKNTLGAISTIFKINPTASKEILDALKGIKHSEGEEAEDEELISLKQDILAKSQEFIKDKMLDLGWEEMQELVAGVLRAMGYKTIVSSKGPDRGRDILASPDGLGLSEPRIVVEVKHRKGQMGSPEIRSFTGGLRPGDKGLYVSTGGYSKEAKYEGERSNNPVTLVDADMLVSLIIQYYDKFDTDARSLIPLTKIYWPT; this is encoded by the coding sequence ATGTGGATGGTAAGAGCAGGCGAAGGAGCTTTTTTAATTGACCGTTTTAAAAATGAAAATAAAGTTGTGATAGGATGGGAAATAGGCGATCTGACAAATGTTAAAAATCTGGATGAAATCAAAAATTTGTTAAGAGAACATTCAGACTGGAAAGATGGTCAAATAAACATTGCAGCATCTCAGATCAGTAAATTTCGTTTTGATTTTAAAAAAAATGACTATGTGATTTCTTATGACCCACAAGAACGTGTATATTTAGTGGGTGAACTCTCGTCAGACTATATGTACGATGATAAGTTTTATCCAGATAATCCTTTGGAATATTGTGATGTAAGACTGGTAAATTGGTTAGGAACTGTAAATCGAGATGATCTTTCCACTTCCACCAAAAATACATTAGGGGCCATATCCACAATATTCAAAATTAATCCCACTGCATCCAAAGAGATTCTCGATGCTCTTAAGGGAATTAAACACTCTGAAGGGGAAGAAGCGGAAGATGAGGAACTAATCAGTTTAAAACAGGATATATTAGCTAAATCCCAGGAATTTATCAAAGATAAAATGTTAGATCTTGGTTGGGAAGAAATGCAGGAGTTAGTTGCCGGTGTGCTTAGAGCAATGGGCTACAAGACAATAGTATCTTCCAAAGGACCAGATCGTGGCCGTGACATTTTAGCTTCGCCAGACGGTCTGGGACTAAGTGAACCACGAATAGTAGTTGAAGTAAAACATAGGAAAGGTCAAATGGGATCTCCTGAGATTAGGAGCTTTACTGGTGGTTTAAGACCTGGTGATAAAGGTTTGTATGTATCTACAGGAGGATACAGTAAAGAGGCAAAGTATGAAGGTGAAAGATCTAATAATCCAGTCACACTCGTAGATGCAGACATGCTCGTCAGCCTAATAATCCAGTACTATGATAAGTTTGATACTGATGCAAGGTCTTTAATTCCTTTGACTAAGATTTATTGGCCAACTTAA